In a genomic window of Streptomyces sp. SJL17-4:
- a CDS encoding pyridoxamine 5'-phosphate oxidase family protein, translated as MGDTGTATTWSAFEAAEPEFAQTVRERFGRYTHHALATVREDGSPRLSGIEVGFRLGELWLGMMPGSRKARDLRRDPRLTLLANLGAGTDMGGGDVRVSGRAVEITDPETVARYVADASEPQPFHLFRVDPTEVVRTWVDGDELVVRTWSAGRPARTFRRGNDDSPPRRVS; from the coding sequence ATGGGAGACACCGGAACCGCAACCACCTGGTCGGCCTTCGAGGCCGCCGAACCCGAATTCGCCCAGACCGTGCGCGAGCGCTTCGGGCGGTACACCCACCACGCCCTCGCCACCGTGCGCGAGGACGGCTCGCCCCGGCTCAGCGGCATCGAGGTGGGCTTCCGCCTCGGCGAGCTCTGGCTCGGCATGATGCCCGGCTCCCGCAAGGCGCGGGACCTGCGCCGCGACCCCCGGCTCACCCTCCTCGCCAATCTGGGCGCGGGCACCGACATGGGCGGCGGGGACGTCCGTGTCTCCGGGCGGGCGGTCGAGATCACCGACCCGGAGACCGTCGCCCGCTACGTCGCCGACGCGAGCGAGCCGCAGCCGTTCCACCTCTTCCGGGTGGACCCGACCGAGGTCGTACGGACCTGGGTGGACGGCGACGAACTCGTCGTCCGCACCTGGTCCGCCGGCCGCCCGGCCCGCACCTTCCGCCGCGGCAACGACGACAGTCCGCCCCGCCGGGTGTCATGA
- a CDS encoding acyl-CoA dehydrogenase family protein, protein MTFLPTDEQRAFARSLDAMLTAADTPAAVRAWAGGDPGPGRALWGRLAEAGVSALAIPEEYEGLGLLPVELAHAFVELGRHAVPGPAVETVATAVLLGELARLGEPGPAKRLLPGLASGERTATLTIAGVETVRHTVPYALDADRADTVLVVRGEELWRAPGHGPVRVSADPARRLARPAPGGELLAEGPAVTVAAGQARRWAMLATAAQSLGVGLALLDRTVAYARQRAQFGTPIGAFQAVKHRLADTLLALEFARPLLFGAAVTMTPGDLAAAKVATGEAGYAAARTALQIHGAVGYTEELDLSLWLRKARPLRNAWGDPATCRATVIGAYSRTGS, encoded by the coding sequence ATGACCTTCCTGCCGACCGACGAACAGCGCGCCTTCGCCCGTTCCCTGGACGCGATGCTCACCGCCGCGGACACCCCGGCAGCCGTACGGGCCTGGGCGGGCGGGGACCCCGGCCCGGGGCGGGCGCTGTGGGGACGGCTGGCGGAGGCGGGGGTGAGCGCGCTCGCCATCCCGGAGGAGTACGAGGGACTGGGCCTGTTGCCGGTCGAACTCGCGCACGCCTTCGTGGAGTTGGGCCGTCACGCGGTGCCCGGCCCGGCGGTGGAGACGGTCGCGACGGCGGTCCTCCTGGGGGAGCTGGCGCGGCTGGGCGAGCCGGGCCCTGCGAAGCGGCTCCTGCCGGGGCTGGCGTCGGGCGAGCGGACGGCGACGCTGACGATCGCCGGGGTGGAGACCGTACGGCACACCGTCCCGTACGCCCTGGACGCCGACCGGGCGGACACGGTGCTCGTCGTCCGCGGGGAGGAACTGTGGCGGGCGCCCGGCCACGGCCCGGTCCGGGTCTCCGCCGACCCCGCGCGGCGGCTCGCCCGCCCCGCGCCCGGCGGGGAACTGCTCGCCGAGGGCCCCGCGGTGACCGTCGCGGCGGGGCAGGCCCGGCGCTGGGCGATGCTGGCGACGGCCGCGCAGTCACTGGGCGTGGGCCTGGCGCTGCTGGACCGGACGGTGGCGTACGCCCGGCAGCGCGCGCAGTTCGGCACCCCGATCGGCGCGTTCCAGGCGGTCAAGCACCGCCTGGCGGACACCCTGCTGGCCCTGGAGTTCGCGCGGCCGCTGCTGTTCGGGGCGGCGGTGACGATGACGCCCGGGGACCTGGCCGCGGCCAAGGTGGCCACGGGCGAGGCCGGGTACGCGGCAGCGCGGACCGCGCTCCAGATCCACGGCGCGGTCGGCTACACGGAGGAGCTGGACCTGTCGCTCTGGCTCCGCAAGGCCCGCCCCCTGAGGAACGCCTGGGGCGATCCGGCCACCTGCCGGGCGACGGTCATCGGCGCGTACTCCCGAACCGGGTCATGA
- a CDS encoding acyl-CoA dehydrogenase family protein: protein MDLSYTRTEEAFRAEAREWLREHVPAEPLPSLETAEGFAAHRAWEAELAAARWSVVSWPEAYGGRGVGLARWLLFEEEYWAAGAPGRVSQNGVQLLAPTLFDHGTAEQRARVLPSMATGETIWAQAWSEPEAGSDLASLTSRAVRTDGGWLLSGQKTWSSRAAFADRAFGIFRSDPDADRPHRGLTYLMFDLRAPGVTVRPIGRLDGKPAFAELFLDGVFVPDEDVIGEPGQGWRIAMSTTGNERGLMLRSPGRFLAAADRLVRLWETEGEPADSALRDRVADAVIGARAYQLFTAGAAARLPTGAESSLNKVFWSEYDLALHETALDLLGADGELTDGAWAEGYVFSLAGPLYAGTNEIQRDIIAERLLGLPKGRR from the coding sequence ATGGATCTCTCGTACACGCGGACCGAGGAGGCCTTCCGGGCGGAGGCCCGGGAGTGGCTGCGGGAGCACGTCCCCGCCGAGCCGCTGCCTTCCCTGGAGACGGCCGAGGGCTTCGCCGCCCACCGTGCCTGGGAGGCCGAACTGGCCGCCGCCCGCTGGTCGGTGGTCTCGTGGCCGGAGGCGTACGGGGGCCGGGGCGTCGGCCTCGCCCGGTGGCTGCTCTTCGAGGAGGAGTACTGGGCGGCGGGGGCGCCCGGCCGGGTCTCGCAGAACGGCGTCCAGCTCCTCGCGCCCACCCTCTTCGACCACGGGACGGCGGAGCAGCGGGCCCGGGTCCTGCCGTCGATGGCGACCGGGGAGACGATCTGGGCGCAGGCCTGGTCCGAGCCCGAGGCCGGCTCCGACCTGGCGTCCCTCACCTCCCGCGCGGTCCGCACGGACGGCGGCTGGCTGCTCTCCGGGCAGAAGACCTGGTCCTCCCGGGCCGCCTTCGCCGACCGGGCCTTCGGGATCTTCCGCAGCGATCCCGACGCGGACCGGCCCCACCGGGGCCTCACCTACCTCATGTTCGACCTGCGGGCGCCGGGGGTGACCGTCCGGCCCATCGGCCGGCTCGACGGGAAGCCGGCCTTCGCCGAGCTGTTCCTCGACGGGGTGTTCGTCCCGGACGAGGACGTGATCGGGGAGCCGGGCCAGGGCTGGCGCATCGCGATGTCCACGACGGGCAACGAGCGCGGCCTGATGCTCCGCTCCCCCGGCCGTTTCCTCGCCGCCGCCGACCGGCTCGTACGGCTCTGGGAGACGGAGGGCGAGCCGGCGGACTCGGCGCTGCGGGACCGGGTGGCGGACGCGGTCATCGGGGCGCGGGCGTACCAGCTGTTCACGGCGGGCGCGGCGGCCCGGCTCCCGACGGGCGCCGAGTCCAGCCTCAACAAGGTGTTCTGGTCGGAGTACGACCTGGCGCTGCACGAGACGGCGCTGGACCTCCTGGGCGCGGACGGCGAGCTGACGGACGGCGCGTGGGCGGAGGGGTACGTCTTCTCCCTCGCGGGCCCCCTCTACGCGGGCACCAACGAGATCCAGCGCGACATCATCGCCGAGCGACTGCTCGGCCTCCCGAAGGGGCGCCGCTGA
- a CDS encoding acyl-CoA dehydrogenase family protein, which produces MSSVEEFRAEIRGWLKTHLSGSFAALKGRGGPGREHEAFTERLAWERHLAAHGWTCVGWPKEHGGRGASVEEQIAFHEEYALADAPARVNHIGEQLLGPTLIDHGTEEQKARFLPPIRAARELWCQGYSEPGAGSDLAAVRTRAALEDGRWVVNGQKIWTSLAHESQWCFVLARTEPGSRRHAGLSYLLVPLDQPGVDIRPIVQLTGTSEFNEVFFDGAVTDAAHVVGAPGDGWRIAMATLGYERGVSTLGQQVGFRRELDALVALARRNGAAADPDIRDRLTRAWTGLEAMRAGALRGTDPSAAKLYWSHWHRDLGELALEVRGPAATLAAGAPYELDDWQRLFLFSRADTVYAGSSEIQRNIIAERVLGLPKEPRP; this is translated from the coding sequence ATGAGCAGCGTCGAGGAGTTCCGGGCGGAGATACGGGGCTGGCTGAAGACCCACCTCAGCGGATCCTTCGCCGCCCTCAAGGGGCGCGGCGGACCCGGCCGCGAGCACGAGGCCTTCACCGAACGCCTCGCCTGGGAGCGGCACCTGGCCGCCCACGGCTGGACCTGCGTCGGCTGGCCGAAGGAGCACGGCGGGCGCGGCGCGAGCGTCGAGGAGCAGATCGCCTTCCACGAGGAGTACGCCCTCGCCGACGCCCCCGCCCGCGTCAACCACATCGGCGAACAGCTCCTCGGCCCCACTCTCATCGACCATGGCACCGAGGAGCAGAAGGCCCGCTTCCTGCCCCCGATCCGCGCCGCCCGGGAACTCTGGTGCCAGGGCTACAGCGAACCCGGCGCCGGCTCCGACCTCGCCGCCGTCCGCACCCGCGCCGCCCTGGAGGACGGCCGGTGGGTGGTGAACGGGCAGAAGATCTGGACCTCCCTCGCCCACGAGTCCCAGTGGTGCTTCGTCCTGGCCAGGACGGAGCCGGGATCCCGCCGCCACGCCGGGCTCTCGTACCTGCTGGTGCCGTTGGACCAGCCGGGAGTGGACATCCGGCCCATCGTCCAGCTCACCGGCACCAGCGAGTTCAACGAGGTCTTCTTCGACGGGGCCGTCACCGACGCCGCGCACGTCGTCGGCGCACCCGGCGACGGCTGGCGGATCGCCATGGCCACCCTCGGCTACGAACGCGGCGTGTCCACCCTCGGCCAGCAGGTCGGCTTCCGCCGTGAACTCGACGCCCTCGTCGCCCTCGCCCGCCGCAACGGCGCCGCCGCCGACCCCGACATCCGCGACCGCCTCACCCGCGCCTGGACCGGCCTCGAAGCCATGCGCGCCGGCGCGTTGCGCGGCACCGACCCCTCCGCCGCCAAGCTGTACTGGTCCCACTGGCACCGCGACCTCGGCGAACTCGCCCTGGAGGTGCGCGGCCCCGCCGCCACGCTGGCCGCCGGAGCCCCGTACGAACTCGACGACTGGCAGCGGCTGTTCCTCTTCTCCCGCGCCGACACCGTCTACGCCGGGTCCAGCGAGATCCAGCGGAACATCATCGCCGAGCGGGTGCTCGGCCTCCCGAAGGAGCCGCGCCCATGA
- a CDS encoding SDR family oxidoreductase, with amino-acid sequence MTRTPPPPYVRGHGLLAGRTAVITAAAGAGIGGATARRFLEEGARVLVSDAHTRRLKETETALAAEFGADAVASQPCDVTDEAQVQALYDTAVRLHGRLDITVNNAGLGGTAELADMTDEQWNRVLDVTLGGTFRCTRAALRHFRDAATGDVTGTGTGGVVVNNASVVGWRAQAGQAHYAAAKAGVMALTRCAAVEAAAYGVRVNAVSPSLAMHPHLAKVTTTELLDELTAREAFGRYAEPWEIANVIVFLAGDYSSYMTGETVSVSSQHP; translated from the coding sequence ATGACCCGTACCCCTCCGCCCCCCTACGTGCGGGGCCACGGGCTCCTCGCCGGCCGGACCGCGGTGATCACCGCCGCCGCCGGAGCCGGCATCGGCGGCGCCACCGCCCGCCGCTTCCTGGAGGAGGGCGCCCGCGTCCTCGTCAGCGACGCCCACACCCGGCGCCTCAAGGAGACCGAGACCGCGCTCGCCGCCGAGTTCGGCGCGGACGCGGTCGCCTCCCAGCCCTGCGACGTCACCGACGAGGCCCAGGTCCAGGCCCTCTACGACACGGCCGTACGGCTCCACGGACGCCTGGACATCACCGTCAACAACGCCGGCCTAGGCGGCACCGCGGAGCTCGCCGACATGACCGACGAGCAGTGGAACCGGGTCCTCGACGTCACCCTCGGCGGCACCTTCCGCTGCACCCGCGCCGCCCTCCGCCACTTCCGCGACGCGGCCACCGGCGACGTCACCGGCACCGGCACCGGGGGCGTCGTCGTCAACAACGCCTCCGTCGTCGGCTGGCGCGCCCAGGCCGGCCAGGCCCACTACGCCGCCGCCAAGGCCGGCGTCATGGCCCTCACCCGCTGCGCGGCCGTGGAGGCCGCCGCGTACGGCGTCCGCGTCAACGCCGTCTCGCCGTCCCTCGCCATGCACCCCCACCTGGCCAAGGTCACCACCACCGAACTCCTCGACGAGCTGACCGCGCGCGAGGCCTTCGGCCGGTACGCCGAGCCCTGGGAGATCGCCAACGTCATCGTGTTCCTCGCCGGGGACTACTCCTCCTACATGACCGGCGAGACGGTCTCCGTCAGCAGCCAGCATCCGTAG
- a CDS encoding TetR/AcrR family transcriptional regulator gives MSGGPERRRELLDTAAEVFAAQGYNATTVRKIADAAGMLAGSLYYHFDSKESMLDEILSTFLNELWEGYDAVLDAGLGPRETIEALVTESFREIDRHRAAVAIYQKESRHLTDQPRFHYLTDSQRRFEKAWLGTLERGVAAGAFRADLDVRLTYRFVRDTVWVAASWYRPGGLHSPEEIARQYLSMVLDGIAVRT, from the coding sequence GTGAGCGGCGGGCCCGAGCGGCGCCGTGAACTCCTCGACACGGCGGCCGAGGTGTTCGCCGCCCAGGGGTACAACGCCACCACCGTCCGCAAGATCGCGGACGCCGCCGGCATGCTCGCCGGCAGCCTGTACTACCACTTCGACTCCAAGGAGTCGATGCTCGACGAGATCCTCTCCACCTTCCTCAACGAGCTGTGGGAGGGGTACGACGCCGTCCTCGACGCCGGACTCGGGCCCCGCGAGACCATCGAGGCCCTCGTCACCGAGTCCTTCCGCGAGATCGACCGGCACCGCGCCGCCGTCGCCATCTACCAGAAGGAGTCCCGGCACCTCACCGACCAGCCCCGCTTCCACTACCTCACCGACTCGCAGCGCAGGTTCGAGAAGGCCTGGCTCGGCACCCTGGAGCGCGGGGTCGCCGCCGGGGCCTTCCGCGCCGACCTGGACGTCCGCCTGACCTACCGGTTCGTCCGCGACACCGTCTGGGTCGCCGCGTCCTGGTACCGGCCGGGCGGCCTGCACAGCCCCGAGGAGATCGCCCGCCAGTACCTGTCCATGGTCCTGGACGGAATCGCCGTACGCACGTAG
- a CDS encoding acetyl-CoA C-acetyltransferase codes for MPEAYIVEAVRTPVGRRGGGLSPVHPADLGAHALKALVIRAGIDPAAVDDVVLGCLDTVGPQAGDIARTAWLAAGLPEEVPGVTVDRQCGSSQQAVHFAAQAVMSGTQDLVVAGGVQNMSMIPIAFASRQAAEPLGLTGGPFHGSEGWRARYGDAPVNQFHGAELIAEKWRITRRDQEEFALRSHQRALRAIDAGRFARETVAYGDVTVDEGPRRDTSAEKMAGLRPVVEGGTITAACSSQVSDGAAALLLASERAVREHGLTPRARIHHLSARGEDPIRMLSAPIPATAHALKKTGLTIDDIDLVEINEAFAPVVLAWLKETGADPARVNVNGGAIALGHPLGATGAKLMTTLLHELERTGGRYGLQTMCEGGGQANVTIIERL; via the coding sequence ATGCCCGAGGCCTACATCGTCGAAGCGGTCCGCACGCCCGTGGGGCGCCGAGGGGGCGGACTCTCGCCCGTCCACCCGGCCGACCTCGGCGCCCACGCCCTGAAGGCCCTCGTCATCCGGGCGGGGATCGACCCGGCCGCCGTCGACGACGTCGTCCTCGGCTGCCTCGACACCGTCGGGCCGCAGGCCGGCGACATCGCCCGCACGGCATGGCTCGCCGCGGGCCTCCCCGAGGAGGTCCCCGGGGTGACCGTCGACCGCCAGTGCGGCTCGTCCCAGCAGGCCGTGCACTTCGCCGCCCAGGCCGTGATGTCCGGCACCCAGGACCTCGTCGTCGCCGGCGGCGTGCAGAACATGTCGATGATCCCCATCGCCTTCGCCTCCCGGCAGGCCGCCGAACCCCTCGGCCTCACCGGCGGCCCCTTCCACGGCAGCGAGGGCTGGCGCGCCCGGTACGGCGACGCGCCCGTCAACCAGTTCCACGGCGCCGAGCTGATCGCCGAGAAGTGGCGGATCACCCGCCGCGACCAGGAGGAGTTCGCCCTCCGCTCGCACCAGCGGGCGCTCCGCGCGATCGACGCGGGCCGCTTCGCACGGGAGACCGTGGCGTACGGCGACGTCACCGTCGACGAGGGGCCGCGCCGCGACACCAGCGCGGAGAAGATGGCCGGGCTCCGGCCGGTCGTCGAGGGCGGCACCATCACCGCCGCCTGCTCCTCCCAGGTCTCCGACGGGGCGGCGGCGCTGCTCCTGGCGAGCGAGCGGGCCGTACGGGAGCACGGGCTCACCCCCCGGGCCCGGATCCACCACCTCTCGGCGCGCGGCGAGGACCCCATCCGGATGCTGTCCGCGCCGATACCGGCGACCGCCCACGCGCTCAAGAAGACCGGTCTGACCATCGACGACATCGACCTCGTCGAGATCAACGAGGCCTTCGCGCCGGTCGTCCTCGCCTGGCTCAAGGAGACCGGCGCCGACCCGGCCCGGGTCAACGTCAACGGCGGCGCGATCGCCCTGGGCCACCCGCTCGGCGCGACCGGCGCGAAACTGATGACGACACTCCTCCACGAACTGGAACGCACCGGAGGCCGCTACGGCCTCCAGACCATGTGCGAGGGCGGCGGCCAGGCGAACGTGACGATCATCGAAAGGCTCTGA
- a CDS encoding DEAD/DEAH box helicase — MTRSERPHKRSPRTAQAKSTSQPKASRGGRRPTAPPPPSEFTPPETVTPALPAVAAFADLDMPEGLLRTLGEQGVTEPFPIQAATLPNSLAGRDVLGRGRTGSGKTLAFGLAILARSAGRRAEPGAPLALVLVPTRELAQQVTDALTPYASALRLRITTVVGGMSISRQSSALRRGAEILIATPGRLHDLIDRGDCRLDQVAVTVLDEADQMADMGFLPQVTKLLKQVEPDGQRLLFSATLDRNIDRLVKMFLDDPVVHSVDPSAGAVTTMEHHVLYVMDETDKKAVTLKIAARDGRTILFLDTKRSVDRLVKRLLANGVRASGLHGGRSQPQRNRTLDQFKSGQVTTLVATNVAARGIHVDDLDMVVNVDPPMDHKDYLHRGGRTARAGESGSVFTLVLPEQKRDMGRLMSNAGISPRTAQIKSSDEQLAELTGAREPSGVPVVVETPQPTQPRKPAGSGSGAGGGRSAGRRRRPAPAGGTAGTGTGSGRSGATGTASGRAAGSSGRTSGSAGRTAGSAGGSGRTSGGGRGAGSGTGGGRAAAAGAGAGRAGRQAAGTSRSRSASSSRNSRPRPSDT; from the coding sequence ATGACCCGCTCCGAACGCCCTCACAAGCGCAGCCCCCGCACCGCCCAGGCGAAGTCCACGTCACAGCCGAAGGCCTCCCGCGGAGGGCGCCGTCCCACCGCGCCCCCGCCGCCGAGCGAGTTCACGCCGCCGGAGACGGTGACGCCCGCCCTGCCCGCGGTGGCCGCCTTCGCCGACCTCGACATGCCCGAGGGCCTGCTGCGGACCCTGGGCGAGCAGGGCGTCACGGAGCCGTTCCCGATCCAGGCCGCGACCCTCCCGAACTCGCTGGCCGGCCGTGACGTGCTCGGCCGCGGGCGGACCGGCTCCGGCAAGACCCTCGCGTTCGGACTCGCGATCCTGGCCCGTTCGGCCGGCCGCCGCGCCGAGCCCGGCGCGCCGCTCGCGCTCGTCCTGGTGCCCACCCGCGAGCTCGCGCAGCAGGTGACCGACGCGCTCACCCCGTACGCCTCCGCGCTGCGGCTCCGCATCACCACCGTCGTCGGCGGCATGTCGATCAGCCGGCAGTCGTCCGCGCTGCGGCGCGGCGCCGAGATCCTCATCGCCACGCCCGGCCGGCTCCACGACCTCATCGACCGCGGCGACTGCCGCCTCGACCAGGTCGCCGTGACCGTCCTCGACGAGGCCGACCAGATGGCCGACATGGGCTTCCTGCCCCAGGTCACGAAGCTGCTGAAGCAGGTCGAGCCGGACGGGCAGCGCCTGCTGTTCTCGGCCACCCTCGACCGGAACATCGACCGTCTGGTCAAGATGTTCCTCGACGACCCGGTCGTGCACTCGGTCGACCCGTCGGCCGGCGCGGTCACCACCATGGAGCACCATGTCCTGTACGTGATGGACGAGACCGACAAGAAGGCCGTCACGCTGAAGATCGCGGCCCGCGACGGCCGGACGATCCTTTTCCTGGACACCAAGCGGTCCGTGGACCGGCTGGTCAAGCGGCTCCTCGCCAACGGCGTACGGGCCTCCGGCCTGCACGGCGGCCGCTCGCAGCCGCAGCGGAACCGGACCCTGGACCAGTTCAAGAGCGGTCAGGTCACCACGCTCGTCGCCACGAACGTGGCCGCGCGCGGCATCCACGTCGACGACCTCGACATGGTCGTCAACGTCGACCCGCCGATGGACCACAAGGACTACCTGCACCGCGGCGGCCGCACCGCCCGCGCCGGTGAGTCCGGCAGCGTGTTCACCCTGGTCCTCCCCGAGCAGAAGCGCGACATGGGCCGTCTGATGTCGAACGCGGGCATCAGCCCCCGCACGGCGCAGATCAAGTCCAGCGACGAGCAGCTCGCCGAGCTGACCGGCGCGCGGGAGCCCTCGGGCGTCCCGGTCGTCGTCGAGACCCCGCAGCCGACCCAGCCGCGCAAGCCGGCCGGCTCCGGCTCCGGTGCCGGCGGTGGCCGTTCCGCGGGCCGGCGCCGCCGTCCCGCCCCGGCCGGAGGCACGGCCGGTACGGGCACGGGCTCGGGCCGCTCCGGAGCCACCGGCACGGCCTCGGGCCGCGCCGCGGGCTCCTCGGGCCGTACGTCGGGCTCCGCGGGCCGCACCGCCGGTTCCGCCGGTGGCTCGGGCCGCACGTCCGGCGGTGGCCGGGGCGCCGGCTCCGGCACGGGCGGCGGACGCGCTGCCGCCGCGGGCGCCGGTGCCGGTCGCGCCGGTCGTCAGGCCGCGGGCACCAGCCGTTCGCGCAGCGCCAGCAGCTCGCGGAACTCCAGGCCGAGGCCGTCCGACACGTAA
- a CDS encoding tyrosine-protein phosphatase: MHLSRRALLTATGATALLGALPTEALALPRFPQPPPIRQVPLQGAVNVRDLGGYPTYDGSRVRYGLAYRGDHLAKLTDADVATLAGLGLGTVVDLRIPLEVGYDGADRLPAGAVPVPRPVTDNGLFGQLLTAIGSRDPVRQEEMLGGGRAAAFMREVYRTFVTDPANRAAFAATLRDLADPRRGPLLLHCTSGKDRTGWTGWLLLTLLGVPDTLARADYLASNTFRATYDARLREGLKQAGLMQNPALIIPLQEVRAEYLDTALEQLRSSYGSVFRYVSDGLGLEFRELLALRERLVPAA, translated from the coding sequence GTGCACCTGTCTCGACGCGCGCTGCTCACCGCCACCGGCGCCACCGCCCTGCTCGGCGCCCTGCCCACGGAGGCGCTCGCCCTCCCCCGGTTCCCCCAGCCGCCCCCGATCCGGCAGGTCCCCCTCCAGGGCGCCGTCAACGTCCGTGACCTCGGCGGCTACCCCACGTACGACGGGAGCCGGGTCCGGTACGGCCTCGCCTACCGGGGCGACCACCTCGCCAAGCTGACCGACGCCGACGTGGCCACGCTCGCCGGGCTCGGCCTCGGCACCGTCGTCGACCTGCGGATCCCCCTGGAGGTCGGGTACGACGGCGCCGACCGGCTCCCGGCCGGTGCCGTCCCGGTCCCCCGGCCCGTCACCGACAACGGCCTGTTCGGGCAGCTGCTCACCGCGATCGGCTCGCGCGACCCGGTGCGGCAGGAGGAGATGCTGGGCGGCGGACGGGCCGCCGCGTTCATGCGCGAGGTGTACCGCACGTTCGTCACCGACCCCGCGAACCGGGCCGCCTTCGCGGCGACCCTGCGGGACCTGGCCGACCCCCGCCGGGGGCCGCTGCTCCTGCACTGCACGTCGGGCAAGGACCGCACCGGCTGGACCGGATGGCTCCTGCTCACCCTCCTCGGCGTGCCCGACACCCTCGCCCGCGCGGACTACCTGGCCTCCAACACCTTCCGCGCCACGTACGACGCGCGGCTGCGGGAGGGATTGAAACAGGCCGGGCTCATGCAGAACCCGGCCCTGATCATTCCGCTCCAGGAGGTGCGGGCGGAGTACCTCGACACCGCCCTGGAGCAGCTGCGCTCCTCGTACGGGAGCGTGTTCCGTTACGTGTCGGACGGCCTCGGCCTGGAGTTCCGCGAGCTGCTGGCGCTGCGCGAACGGCTGGTGCCCGCGGCCTGA
- a CDS encoding nitronate monooxygenase, with amino-acid sequence METALTELVGVRHPLVQTGMGWVAGPRLVSATANAGALGVLASATMTVAELRAAVREVKSRTDRPFGVNLRADAGDARERVRIIVDEGVRVASFALAPSRDLIAELKDAGVVVIPSVGARRHAEKVAGWGADAVLVQGGEGGGHTGEVATTVLLPQVVDAVDIPVIAAGGFRDGRGLVAALAHGAAGIAMGTRFLLTSDSTVPEAVKARYLAATVKDVTVTTAVDGLPHRMLRTDLVASLEHAGRVRSLARALRRAAGFRRISGLSWPAMIRDGLAMRHGKDLSWSQVLLAANTPMLLRASMVEGRTDLGIMAAGQVAGVIDDLPSCEELVTRIMTEAAEVLRALPRPEE; translated from the coding sequence ATGGAGACCGCTCTGACCGAGCTGGTCGGCGTCCGCCACCCCCTCGTGCAGACCGGCATGGGCTGGGTCGCCGGGCCCCGGCTGGTCTCCGCCACCGCGAACGCGGGCGCGCTCGGTGTCCTCGCCTCCGCCACGATGACCGTGGCGGAGCTGCGCGCCGCCGTCCGCGAGGTGAAGTCCCGCACCGACCGTCCCTTCGGGGTGAACCTGCGGGCCGACGCCGGGGACGCCCGCGAACGGGTCCGGATCATCGTCGACGAGGGCGTACGGGTCGCCTCCTTCGCGCTCGCGCCGTCCCGGGACCTGATCGCCGAGCTCAAGGACGCGGGGGTCGTGGTGATCCCGTCCGTCGGCGCCCGGCGGCACGCCGAGAAGGTCGCGGGCTGGGGCGCGGACGCGGTGCTCGTCCAGGGCGGCGAGGGCGGCGGTCACACCGGCGAGGTCGCGACGACCGTCCTGCTGCCGCAGGTGGTGGACGCCGTCGACATCCCGGTGATCGCCGCGGGCGGCTTCCGCGACGGGCGGGGCCTGGTCGCCGCCCTCGCCCACGGGGCGGCGGGCATCGCCATGGGCACCCGTTTCCTGCTGACCTCCGACTCGACCGTGCCGGAGGCGGTGAAGGCCCGCTATCTGGCGGCCACGGTCAAGGACGTCACCGTGACGACGGCGGTCGACGGGCTGCCGCACCGGATGCTCCGTACGGACCTCGTCGCCTCCCTGGAGCACGCGGGGCGGGTACGGTCCCTGGCCCGGGCGCTGCGCCGGGCGGCCGGCTTCCGCCGGATCTCCGGGCTCTCCTGGCCCGCGATGATCCGCGACGGCCTGGCCATGCGCCACGGCAAGGACCTCTCCTGGAGCCAGGTCCTGCTCGCCGCGAACACCCCGATGCTGCTGCGGGCGTCCATGGTCGAGGGCCGCACCGACCTCGGCATCATGGCCGCCGGTCAGGTCGCGGGAGTCATCGACGACCTGCCCAGCTGCGAGGAACTGGTCACCCGGATCATGACGGAGGCCGCGGAGGTCCTGCGGGCGCTTCCGCGTCCCGAGGAGTGA